The genome window CTTGGTGAAGAGTTTACCGCCCGCCACGGCGTCGCCGGCCGCCAACACGGGGCTTGCGTTAAGGGCCAGGGCGAGGGTGAACAGGGCGTACTTCATGGCAGACTCCACAGCGGGTGTAGCAGGCGATTATGCCTGTTTGTCAGGAACGCATGCCCATCCAGATCACCGTTTCGGTCCACGCGGTGACCACCGGGGTAAGCGCACGGAACCAGGGGTCGCGCACATCGATCTGCGCCGCCGAGTGGTCATGGTGGTGTTGTTCTTCCTCGACGATCGAGGCAATCGTCGCCACCGCCAGCGGGTCAATATCCCGCAGCGTATGCAGTTGATGGGCCAGGTGCTTGAGCACCACGCTTTCAACCGCCACCGTGGTGGCGACGATAGCCTTGCGACCGCACAGCCCGGTGAGCAACCCCAGCACCAGCCCGCCGAGGCCGCAGAGCCAATAGCTGCGGCAGCGTCGGTAGTGGCGACGTTGCAATTCGGCCTGGAACATGGCGCGATGGCGGCGTTCGTGGGAGAGGAATTCCTGGAGTTCGGCCACCATGCCAGGGGCGAACAGGCGGGCCATAAACAGTTGGCCGCTGTAGATGCAGATCGCGCCATGTTCGCCGGCGTGGTCGACTTTGATCATGCGGTTGCCGATAGCGGGGTCGATCACAGTTCAGTCCTTGGGGGTACAGAGCGCCGCTATCCTGCCGCAGCCTCACGCAAATACGCAACCTAGACCCTCTGAATGACCATCCATCGCTTCATACACATCCAATCGAACCTAAGCAGCTGTGTTCTACTCCACCTCTATGAACCCTGATGGTGGAGTAAGGATCATGGCTCAGCCATCGATTTTGGTATTGGAAGACGACGAAATCATTCGGGCGTTGATGGTGGATGTGCTTGAGGAATTCGGCGCGGTGGTGACGTCGTTTCCTTCGGCGGATGAAGGAATGATTTACCTGGAGCGGGGCGACGATCCGGTGGACCTGATTGTCAGCGATATCCAGATGCCGGGTTTGCTCAATGGCTATGACCTGAGCAAGGTGGTGGCGCATCGTTGGCCGACGGTACCAGTGGTGTTGACCTCGGGTAATACGAAGCTGGCGGCACAATTGGGCGGCTCGGTGCGGTTCCTGCCCAAGCCCTGGAGCTCCGAACATTTGATCCAATGTGTGCAAACGGCGCTCACCCAGCAAGGTTTATCCATGCATTGATAGCGCTTCAATATCACTCGAACCGAACTTCATGGCGGGCGCTGTGGTCATTGATGAAGCAAGGAGCGACTTTTCTGATCCGCTGGTCAGCCTTTTCGCCTTGTGCGTACAGCTGCCTGCCTTGAGTTGTGTAGAATTGTCGCCCATTAAAACGCGTCATTCATGGCCGAGAGGCCCACAGTTCGAGCTCATTGAATGCATTCACAGGCCCCTGACGTTGGTGCGCCCTCTTTGTTGGAAACGTTGCGCACAGGCACGGCCCTGCTGCATGTGGCGTTGGAAAAGCGCCTGCCGTTTTTCTCTGAGCGCCTGGATGCCGATTGGTATCAGCGCTTGCTTGAGGCGTACTACGGGTTTTATGGGCCGATGGAAGCGGCGTTGTACGAATGCGATTTGATACCTGAGGGCTTCGACCAAGGGTTACGTACGAAAACGCCGACGCTAGTTCACGATCTCGATGCACTGGGCCTGAATGAACAGGCCATCGGCGCCCTGCCCCGCTGCGCCGAACTGCCGAACCTCGACACCCCCGCCGCCTGCCTCGGAGCTCTGTACGTGCTGGAAGGCGCGACCCTCGGCGGCCAATTGCTGCGCCGGGAAATGGCCCAGCGCCTGGACGTCAATGCCGACAACGGTGGGGCGTTTCTCAATGTATACGGCGCCGAGACCGGTCGACGCTGGAAAGACTTTCTCGATTTCTTGGGCCGCCTGCCGCTGGATGCCCCCGCCAAACAGCGCGCGGTAGAGGCAGCCCGTTCGACATTCCGCTGCTTTGAGCAATGGCTCGACAGCCAGGAGGTACTGCTATGAAACCCGAAGATTTTGAAGAGCTGCTTGCCAACTGTGCCGACGAGCCGATTCGCTTCCCGGGGGCGATCCAGCCCCATGGCGTGCTGCTGACATTGTCCGAGCCCGAGCTGAATATCATCCAGGTCAGCGCCAACGTGGGCAGCTTGTTCGGCCATGCGCCCGAGGCGCTGCTGGGCCAGCCGCTGCACACGCTGGTGGGCGCCGAGCACGCCCAGGCCGTTGCCGCCATGGCCGAAAACAACACGTTTTTTGACGCGCCGCCGCTGCACGTTTCCTTTAACGGCGCAGAGTTCGAAGGCCTGCTGCACCGCCATCAGAATGTGCTGGTGCTGGAATTCGAGCCGCGTCTCAAAGACTTCCGTCCACGGGCACTGAACGGGCGCACCAGTGACCTGGGCAAGATGCTGCAACGTTTGCAGTCGGCGAAAACCCTGCAAGCGCTGTACGAAATCAGCGTGACTGAAATCCAGGCCATGACCGGCTACGACCGCGTGCTGATCTACCGCTTCGAAGACGAAGGCCACGGCCAGGTGATCGCCGAAGCGTCGGCGCCGTCCATGGAGCTGTTCAACGGGTTGTTCTTCCCCGCGTCCGACATCCCGGAGCAGGCCCGCGAGCTGTACCGCACCAACTGGCTACGTATCATCCCGAACGCAGCCTACGAGCCGGTTCCGCTGTTGCCCAAGCTGCGCCCGGACAACGGCCAGCCGCTGGATCTGAGCTTTGCCACCCTGCGCAGCGTGTCGCCGATCCACTGTCAGTACATGCAGAACATGGGCGTGTTGTCGTCCATGAGCATCTCGCTGATGAAGGGCGACAAACTCTGGGGCCTGATAAGTTGCGGTAACCGCGAGCCACTGCTGGTGCCGAACGACTTGCGCACTGCCTGCCAGACCATCGGCCAAGTACTGTCGCTGCAGATCAGCGCCATGGAGGCTCTGGACCTGAGCCGCCAGCGCGAAGAGAAAGTCGAGGCCCTGGCGTTGCTCGACCAAGCGATGAAGCGCTCGGCAGAGAACGTATTCGACGGCCTGGCCCAGCAACCGCAGTTGCTGATGGACCTGACCCTGTCCGGCGGCGTGGCGATCATCGAAGACAAACAACTGCACCGCTACGGCAACTGCCCGGAACCGGCGCAGATCCGTGCCTTGCACAAGTGGCTGCAAGGGCGCGGTGAGCCGGTGTTTTCCAGCCATAACCTGGTGTCGGTTTACCCACCGGCCGCTGAGTTCCAACAAGTGGCCAGTGGCGTATTGGCCATGAGCCTGCCTAAGCCTGTGGACAACGGTGTGCTGTGGTTCCGCCCGGAAGTGAAGGAGAACATTAACTGGAGCGGCGACCCGAAAAAACCGCTGGACCTGGAAAACTCTGACGCCGGCCTGCGCCTTCGCCCACGCACCTCGTTTGAAATCTGGAAAGTGGAAATGGCCGGCATCTCCACCAAGTGGAGCCACGGCGACCACTTTGCCGCCAACGACCTGCGCCGCTCGGCCCTGGAAAACGATCTGGCGCGCCAGGTGCTGCGCGAGCAACAGGCCGTGCGTGCGCGTGATGAACTGGTGGCGGTGGTGTCCCACGACCTGCGTAACCCGATGACGGTGATCTCGATGCTGTGCGGCATGATGCAAAAGGCCTTCAGCTCCGATGGCCCACATACCTCGCGACGGATTTCCTCGGCTATCGACACCATGCAACAGGCCGCCGGGCGCATGAACGTACTGCTGGAAGACTTGCTCGACACCTCGAAAATCGAGGCCGGGCGGTATGTGGTCAAGCCGGTGGCACTCGACGTGACCCAGATCTTCGAGGAAGCCTATTCCCTGCTGGCACCGCTGGCGATGGATAAGGGCATCGACCTGTCTTTCAACGCCGAGCCGGGCCTGCAGATCAATGCCGACCCGGAACGTCTGTTCCAGGTGCTGTCGAACCTGATCGGCAACGCGATCAAGTTCACTCCGCGCCAGGGCAACATCGGCATCAGCGCCATGAGCAATGGCGAAGAAATTGTGTTCTCCGTGCGCGACTCCGGCGAAGGCATTGCACCGGAACAACTGCCGCACGTGTTTGACCGTTACTGGACCCAGACGGAAAACAATCCGACCGGCAGCGGGCTGGGGCTATATATCACGCAAGGTATCGTCCAGGCCCACGGCGGCAAGATCGTTGCCGAAAGCGAAGTGGGTCGGGGGAGTGAGTTCCGGTTTACGGTGCCGAAGGTGATCGACGACTCGCATACCTGACTGAACGTCCCTACTGTGAAGGTCGAGCGTTTTGTGGTGAGCGGGCTTGCCCCGCGCTGGGCTGCGCAGCAGCCCCAATAGATCCACCGTGAACTTCCAGATACACCGAGTTGGTTGGTTTGAGGGCTGCTTCGCAGCCCAGCGCGGGGCAAGCCCGCTCACTACAAGGTCCGCTTTAAACCGGCAGAACCGCTACCGCTTCCAGCCCTCCGCCGTGGCGTTCGGTCAGGGTCAGGGTGCCGCCGTGTTCCAGCACAATCGCCCGGGCGGTGGAGAGCCCCAAGCCGACACCGCCCGTGCTTTTATTGCGTGAGCCCTCCAGGCGATAGAACGGCAGGAACACCTCCTCCCGATGTTCAGCCGCAATGCCCGGGCCGCGATCCAGCACGCGAATCACCACCTCGTCCTGTGTGTGCTGCAACTCGATCTCCGGCGCGACGCCATAGTGGATCGCGTTGTCCACGAGGTTGGTCATCACCCGCTTGAGCCCCAGGGGCCTGCCGAAATACACCAGGCGTGGTGGGCCGTGAAAGGCGATGTCGATCGCCTGGTCGCGGTAGTCGTCGATCAGGGTTTGCAGCAACTCCGCCAGGTCCAATTGGGTGGCCTGTTCGAGGCGGGCGTCGTCACGAAAGAACTCCAAAGCGGTGTTGATCATGGCCTGCATTTCATCGACATCGCGAAACAGCCGTTGCTGCTGGTCGGCGTCTTCGATGAATTCCCCGCGCAGGCGCAGGCGCGTCAGCGGCGCACGCAGGTCGTGGGAGATGGCCGCGAGCATTTGCGTGCGGTCCTGGATGAAGTGGCGTAACTGCGCCTGCATGCTGTTGAACGCAAGGATCGCCTGGCGGATTTCATGGGGCCCCACCGGCTCGATGGGCGGTGCACGAAAGTCCGCACCAAAGCGCCGCACGCCCTGGGCAAAGTCCTGCAGCGGCCGCGCCAGGCGCCGAGTGGCCACCAGGGTGACCAGTACGGTGGATATCAGCACCAGCAACACCACGATCACACTGCGTGCGCCCTCGTCCAGGCCCCAGCTGCGGGCCCGCGCGGTGAACATCAACCAGGACCGATCGGCCAGTTGCATCAGCAGCATGTAGTGGCCGTTGCCACCGGGCCAGTCGGACGGTTCATAGGCTTCCATGGGCCGGATCGGACCGTCGAGCAAGTGCTCGAAGGCCTGTTCTCCCGAATGGAAATCCGGGTCCTCCAGCACGGGCAAATCAAAGGCTGTTCGCTGTGCCGACCACCTCACACTGAACGAGTCATCGCCCATGATCTCTGCCAGGCGCGGTCGTTGCGCCGGCTCCGACGCTTCGACCACACGCACGACCACGGCGATCTTTTCCAGCAGACCGGTCTCGGTTATGGGCGGCCGTGCCCATACGCCGGCCAACTGCACGAACAACGCGTTGAATGCCAGCGCAGTGAACATCGCGATCAGCACCGTCAGGGCGATCCAGCGGGCCACGGTGTCGCGTGGGCGGCGACTCATGAGCGGGTCACGCTGGCGGTGAATTGGTAACCGCCGTTGCGTACCGTGCGGATCATCGCCGGGCGTTTGGTATCGAATTCCAGCTTGCGGCGCAGGCGGCTCACTTGCACGTCGATGCTGCGGTCAAAAGCGTCATGGCTGTGGCCCCGCGCCAGGTTCAACAACTGTTCGCGGGTGAGCACGCGCTGGGGGTGTTCGGCGAACACCAGCAGCAGGTCGAACTCGCCGGACGACAACGGGATCATCACCTGGTCGGGCGACCGTAATTCGCGGCGCGTGAGATCCAGTTGCCAGCCGGCAAAGCGGATCAATGGGCGTGCGACCTCCCCCATCGGCGGTCGCGTTTCACCCGCCCGACGCAAGACCGCACGCACCCTGGCCAGCAATTCACGGGCATCGAAAGGTTTGCTCAAGTAATCGTCGGCGCCCATTTCCAGGCCTACCACGCGGTCGCTGAGTTCGCCCATGGCAGTGAGCATGATCACCGGCGTCGCGTATTGCTGGCGCAGGCACTGGCACAGCAGCAGGCCGTTGTCACCGGGCAGCATCAGGTCGAGGATGATCAGGTCAGCCGGCCGGTGCTCCATGGCCGCCCACAACTCGGCGCCACTGGCAGCCGTCTCGACCCCGTAGCCGTGTTGCAGGAAAAATTTCTTCAGCAGGGCGAGGACTTCAAGGTCATCGTCCACAATCAACAAGTTGCTCACCGATGGTCTTCACTGGGTGGGGTCGAGGCGCTATCTAAAACCATTCGGTGCGGTACGTCATATATTTCAATCGTGCAATAAAGCGTCAACGGCGCAATAAACCAGACATCTTTGCGCAAGGTCGCACTGCCAGGATCGGCCTCCCTTTTTTGCGGAGACTGTGCCCATGCGCTCGCTGACCTACCCCCAGCATCTGGCCCGCCAGGCAGTGCTGTTGCTGACCGTGTCTTACCTGACGGGCTGCGCAAGCCCAGCCCCGGTGGCGCCGACTGCCCGCTGCGCGCAGGTGGATTACCCGGTGTATGACCCGGCCGAGTCCGTCAACCGTGGCGTGTTTGCGTTCAACCGTGTTGTGGATAACTACGCCCTGGCACCCGTTGCACGTGGTTACCGTTACCTGCCGGATTTTTTCCAGCAGGGTGTGCATAACTTCGCGAGCAACTTCAGCGAGCCGCAGGTATTCATCAACGACCTGCTGCAAGGCAACCCGAGACGGTCGGTCAATACCCTGGGGCGTTTCGCCGTGAACACGACGGTGGGCGTGGTGGGGCTGTTCGATGTGTCGGACCGCCTGGGCATCCCGCGTCATACAGCCGACTTCGGCCAGACATTCGGTGTGTGGGGGATCGGCAATGGGCCGATTGTCGAACTGCCGTTGCTGGGCACCAGCAATAGCCGGGATGCGGCGGGCAAGGTCTTGGGCTTCCTGGTTTCGCCACTGGGCGACAGTGATACCGTGCAAACCCTGGGCACTATCAGCCTGGTGGGCGGCACCGTCGATACCCGTGCGTCATTGTTGCCGCTCACCGACAGCCTGCAGAAACTGCCGGATTACTACAGCGCGTTGCGCAATGTGGTGGCGGAAAATCGGGCAGCCTTTGTGCGCGAGGGCCGGGAAGGCGCGACATCTCCCGGGCTGGACGGTTGCGCCAACAGCGCCTCGGATGACCTCTGAAAGCATTCGCCGCTCGTGTCATATCTTGCGGCAGCGCGTTTATAGCTGACTCGGTTCGCCCTCTATAAGTTTGGCCTCACTTCGCTGCAACAGGCGAAGTAATCCTCTACTCAATAGAAGGAAACATCCATGCCAAGCGTGATCGATCAAACACTGGGCAGTTTTCAATACCTACCACTGCAGCAGGATGATGCAGAGCCCCAGCGCAAGAAGCGCAGCATTGACGTCACACACTCGCCACTGAGCGCCGCCGATCCTGAGAGCACGGCAGCCAGCGACCGTCGCAAAAGCGGAGGTGGGATAGACACTCTGGGTCAAGGCAGGTTGCTCTAACCCGCTTTAATACGAAGGGCAGTGCACGGCCCTTCGTACTCTTGTTTAACAAAACCATGACATTCACTGGGCTAACCTTGCCGGTTAAACCCAGCATGGAACCATTACCTGCATGCCGCACCTCGACACACTGCCCGCCGTATTGGCCGGCCCACTGCTGCGCCGCCTCGAACCCCGGCGCCTGGTGTTGTGGCTGGTGGGAAGTCGAGCCCTGGAACTGACCCTGCAGTTGCATCTACCCGCCCAAACCCTGGAGATCAACCTTGATCATTGCCAGGTCGTGCCGGTGGGGCATCATGCTTTTATCCACTTGATCGATGTGCCGCTGGACGAGGCCCTGCCCCAGGACACAACAATCAGTTACGACGTGTTGTTCGACAACACCGGCATCGCCGAGTGGGCGCCACACCTGCTGTACGCCAACACCCAATACCCGAGCTTCGTTTTGCACAGCCGTATCCATCAGTTGGTGCATGGCTCATGCCGCAAACCCCACCACAGCGCCGATGAAGGCCTGCTGTGTGTCGATCGCCTGCTGGCCAACGCCACCACTCCCGCCGACCGCCCGGCCCTGCTGATGATGAGCGGTGACCAGGTGTACGCCGACGATGTGGCCGGGCCGATGTTACGCGCAATACATGCATTGATCACACGCCTGGGCCTGTTCGATGAATACCTGGAGGGCGCCGTGGTCGACGACAGCGCAAGCCTCTACGGACATCGCGCCAGTTACTACCATCGTGCCGACCTGCTGCCCGCACTGGACAGCAACGAAACCCTGCGTGAACGCTTCTTTGGCGGTGTGAAAAAGCCGATTTTTACCAGCAGCACTGCCGACAATCACCTGGTCACCTTCGCTGAAGTCATTGCGATGTACTTGCTGGTATGGTCGCCGACGCCCTGGAAACTGATCGCGCCTGAAGCGCCGCAACTGAGCACAGAAGAACTGCAGCGCTACGCCCGCGAACAGGTGCAGCTCGACCGATTCCGCGAGGGCCTGCCAGGTGTCGCCCGGGTGTTTGCCCACCTGTCCACCTTGATGATCTTTGACGACCACGACATCACCGACGATTGGAACCTCAGCGCCCAATGGGAAGCCACCGCCTACGGCCACCCGTTCTCTAAACGCATCATCGGCAACGCTTTGCTGGCCTACCTGCTGTGCCAGGGCTGGGGCAATCAGCCGGATGCGTTCAGCAAGCTGGTCAGCCAAACCCAGGCGCTTACCTGCCAGCCACAGGCCAATCACCTGGATGCCGCCGCCCAGGATGAATTGATCGACGCGCTGCTCAAGTTCCAGCAATGGCACTACGTGCTACCCACCACCCCGGCCCTGGTGGTACTCGATACCCGCACCCGCCGTTGGCGCAGCGAGTTCACCCTCAAGCAACCGTCTGGCCTGCTGGACTGGGAGGCCTTGAGTGAACTGCAACAGGAACTGCTGGACCATCCCTCGGCCATCATCGTGTCCCCCGCCCCCATCTTTGGCGTGAAGTTGATCGAAACGGTCCAGAAGATTTTCAGCTGGTGCGGCCACCCGTTGCTGGTGGATGCGGAAAACTGGATGGCCCATCGTGGCGCTGCCCAGGTGATCCTCAACATCTTCCGCCACTCGCGCACGCCGGGTAACTACGTGATCCTCTCGGGTGACGTTCACTATTCGTTCGTCTACGAAGTGCTGATCCGCCATCGCAACGCCGGCCCAAGGATCTGGCAGATCACCAGCAGCGGCATCAAGAACGAGTTCCCCCCACGCCTGCTGGAATGGTTCGACCGCCTCAACCGTTGGCTTTACTCCCCCCGCTCGCCCCTCAACGGGTTCACGCGCCGTCGCAGCATGCAGGTGGTACCGCATATTCCCGAGCACGCCGAAGCGGGCGAGCGGTTATGGAATTCAGCGGGGATTGGCCAGGTGTTTTTCAACGAGCAGGGCCAGCCTGAAGCGATCTACCAGCACAACGCGGATGGGCGGGTGCGGACGGAAATGACTGCACCTGACCAATAGCCATTAGCCATCAACCTTTCGCCGTACATCTGCCCTATTCAAAGCGCCCCGGCCCCGTTGTACAGTAGCGCCAGCCACGGAGTATCGGCGTCAACAACGGCAGGCTTTGCAGGCCTGCCCACGCAAGGAACGCGCAGATGGGCGATACCTCCGACAACAATCCGTTGAAACAGGACTTTTCTCACTTCAACGCCGACATGCTGCACACCGTTCTCGAATTGGTCAGCGACGGGATCTGGGACTGGAACGCCAACACCGGGTTCGTCTACCGCAACCCAGGCTGGTACGAAATGCTCGGTTATCCCCGCCATGCGCTGGAGAACAGTGTATTCACCTGGGAAAACGTGATTCACCCGGACGACTACCCCCGGGTGATGACGCTGTTTGACGACTACATCCACCGTCGCGCCCCTCACTACCAAGCCGAATACCGCTGTCGCAAAAAAGATGGCAGCTACCTCTGGATCGAAGACCGTGGCTACGTGATTGCGCGTAACGCCGACGGCTCGGTCGCACGGATGGTGGGCGCCCACCGCGACATTCATCTGCGAAAATGCTCCGTCGAGCAGTTGGAGCAACGCAACCAATCCCTTGAGGTACTGGTGGCCGAGCGCACACGCGAATTGTCGCGGGTCAACCAGCAGTTGCAGCTACAGCTGGATGAAAACCGCTCGTTGGCCGAACGGGATGCCCTGACCCTGGTCGCCAACCGCTACCGCCTGGAGAAAGTGTTGCTGGAAGAATGCGACCGCGCCCAGCGCTTTCGCCTGCCGCTGGTGTTGATCGCAATGGATATCGATGACTTCAAGCCGATCAATGACCGTTTTGGTCATGGCGTGGGCGATCAGACGCTGGTGCAGGTGGTGGAATGCCTGCAACGCTGTATTCGCCCAGGTGATCTGTTGGCCCGATGGGGCGGCGACGAGTTTGTGCTGGTCCTGCCCAAGACCTCGCTGGACAGCGCGAAGGCACTGGCAAAGAGCATCCGCCAGCAATTGAGCGACAGCTCGCACAGCCACGACTTCACCGTCACCTTGAGCCTGGGCGTGGCCGAGCGCGAACGGGATGAGTCCCCCGCCGCCCTGATAGCGCGTGCCGACCAGGCGTTGTATCGCGCCAAGGCGGCGGGGAAGGATGGGGTATCTGAATAACAGCCCCCGTGTTACCGAACCGGCGGCGCGTACTGGATGCCGCCGTTGTTCCACAGCGCGTTGAGCCCGCGCTTGATCTTCAGCACGCTGCCCTGGCCGATATTGCGCTCGAACACCTCACCGTAGTTGCCGACCTGCTTGACGATCTGCACCACCCAATCCTTGCGCAGCTTGAGGTCCTTGCCGTATTCGCCATCCGCCCCCAGCAACCGCGCGACATCCGGGTTTTTGGTGGTCTTGGCTTGCTCTTCGACGTTCTGCGAGGTGATGCCCATTTCCTCGGCATTGAGCATGGCGAACAAGGTCCACTTGACGATGCTGAACCACTCGTCGTCGCCCTTACGCACCAACGGCCCCAACGGTTCCTTGGAGATCACTTCCGGCAGCACCACGAACTCGTCCGGGTGGGCCATCTTGATACGCTGGGCATACAGGCCCGACTGGTCGGTGGTCAGCACGTCGCAACGCCCGGCTTCCAGGCCCTTGGCGCTTTCGTCGGCGGTGTCGAAGGTGATCGGCGTGTACTTCATGCCGTGGGTGCGGAAGTAATCCGAGACGTTCAGCTCGGTGGTGGTGCCGGCCTGGATACACACGGTCGCGCCGTCCAGTTGCTTGGCGCCGGTAACGCCCAGTTTGTTGTTCACCAGAAAGCCGATGCCGTCGTAGTAGGTCACGCCGGTGAACACCAGGCCCATGCCCGAATCGCGGGAGCTGGTCCAGGTGGTGTTGCGCGAGATCAGGTCGATTTCACCGGATTGCAGCGCGGTGAAGCGTTCCTTGGCGGTCAACTGGGTGAACTTCACTTTCGATGCATCGCCGAACACCGCCGCCGCCACTGCGTGGCACACGTCCACATCGATGCCGGTCATCTTGCCCGTGCTGTCCGGCACGCCGAAACCCGGCAGCCCGTCGCTGACGCCACACTGGATGAAGCCTTTTTTCTGGATAGCGTCCAGGGTTACGCCCGCATAGGCGCTGCTCGCCAGGCCCAATGCAGCGGTGGTGCCGATCACGGCCAAGGTGGTTTTGAATGGGTTCATGCAAGGCGCTCCCTGTCATTCCTTATTATTCGACGCCCCACAGCCCGCGCCGGTTTATAGTGCTGCCGGGCAGTATCTACGGCTTCGCACCGCTGCCACAAACGACCTTTAGGCAAAGGCTCCTTCCGATTTGGAATGAAGTGCATGATTTCAAAACGCTTGACCCCT of Pseudomonas azotoformans contains these proteins:
- a CDS encoding demethoxyubiquinone hydroxylase family protein, translating into MIDPAIGNRMIKVDHAGEHGAICIYSGQLFMARLFAPGMVAELQEFLSHERRHRAMFQAELQRRHYRRCRSYWLCGLGGLVLGLLTGLCGRKAIVATTVAVESVVLKHLAHQLHTLRDIDPLAVATIASIVEEEQHHHDHSAAQIDVRDPWFRALTPVVTAWTETVIWMGMRS
- a CDS encoding response regulator, producing MAQPSILVLEDDEIIRALMVDVLEEFGAVVTSFPSADEGMIYLERGDDPVDLIVSDIQMPGLLNGYDLSKVVAHRWPTVPVVLTSGNTKLAAQLGGSVRFLPKPWSSEHLIQCVQTALTQQGLSMH
- a CDS encoding biliverdin-producing heme oxygenase gives rise to the protein MHSQAPDVGAPSLLETLRTGTALLHVALEKRLPFFSERLDADWYQRLLEAYYGFYGPMEAALYECDLIPEGFDQGLRTKTPTLVHDLDALGLNEQAIGALPRCAELPNLDTPAACLGALYVLEGATLGGQLLRREMAQRLDVNADNGGAFLNVYGAETGRRWKDFLDFLGRLPLDAPAKQRAVEAARSTFRCFEQWLDSQEVLL
- a CDS encoding ATP-binding protein; the protein is MKPEDFEELLANCADEPIRFPGAIQPHGVLLTLSEPELNIIQVSANVGSLFGHAPEALLGQPLHTLVGAEHAQAVAAMAENNTFFDAPPLHVSFNGAEFEGLLHRHQNVLVLEFEPRLKDFRPRALNGRTSDLGKMLQRLQSAKTLQALYEISVTEIQAMTGYDRVLIYRFEDEGHGQVIAEASAPSMELFNGLFFPASDIPEQARELYRTNWLRIIPNAAYEPVPLLPKLRPDNGQPLDLSFATLRSVSPIHCQYMQNMGVLSSMSISLMKGDKLWGLISCGNREPLLVPNDLRTACQTIGQVLSLQISAMEALDLSRQREEKVEALALLDQAMKRSAENVFDGLAQQPQLLMDLTLSGGVAIIEDKQLHRYGNCPEPAQIRALHKWLQGRGEPVFSSHNLVSVYPPAAEFQQVASGVLAMSLPKPVDNGVLWFRPEVKENINWSGDPKKPLDLENSDAGLRLRPRTSFEIWKVEMAGISTKWSHGDHFAANDLRRSALENDLARQVLREQQAVRARDELVAVVSHDLRNPMTVISMLCGMMQKAFSSDGPHTSRRISSAIDTMQQAAGRMNVLLEDLLDTSKIEAGRYVVKPVALDVTQIFEEAYSLLAPLAMDKGIDLSFNAEPGLQINADPERLFQVLSNLIGNAIKFTPRQGNIGISAMSNGEEIVFSVRDSGEGIAPEQLPHVFDRYWTQTENNPTGSGLGLYITQGIVQAHGGKIVAESEVGRGSEFRFTVPKVIDDSHT
- a CDS encoding ATP-binding protein — protein: MSRRPRDTVARWIALTVLIAMFTALAFNALFVQLAGVWARPPITETGLLEKIAVVVRVVEASEPAQRPRLAEIMGDDSFSVRWSAQRTAFDLPVLEDPDFHSGEQAFEHLLDGPIRPMEAYEPSDWPGGNGHYMLLMQLADRSWLMFTARARSWGLDEGARSVIVVLLVLISTVLVTLVATRRLARPLQDFAQGVRRFGADFRAPPIEPVGPHEIRQAILAFNSMQAQLRHFIQDRTQMLAAISHDLRAPLTRLRLRGEFIEDADQQQRLFRDVDEMQAMINTALEFFRDDARLEQATQLDLAELLQTLIDDYRDQAIDIAFHGPPRLVYFGRPLGLKRVMTNLVDNAIHYGVAPEIELQHTQDEVVIRVLDRGPGIAAEHREEVFLPFYRLEGSRNKSTGGVGLGLSTARAIVLEHGGTLTLTERHGGGLEAVAVLPV
- a CDS encoding response regulator, translated to MSNLLIVDDDLEVLALLKKFFLQHGYGVETAASGAELWAAMEHRPADLIILDLMLPGDNGLLLCQCLRQQYATPVIMLTAMGELSDRVVGLEMGADDYLSKPFDARELLARVRAVLRRAGETRPPMGEVARPLIRFAGWQLDLTRRELRSPDQVMIPLSSGEFDLLLVFAEHPQRVLTREQLLNLARGHSHDAFDRSIDVQVSRLRRKLEFDTKRPAMIRTVRNGGYQFTASVTRS
- a CDS encoding MlaA family lipoprotein, whose translation is MRSLTYPQHLARQAVLLLTVSYLTGCASPAPVAPTARCAQVDYPVYDPAESVNRGVFAFNRVVDNYALAPVARGYRYLPDFFQQGVHNFASNFSEPQVFINDLLQGNPRRSVNTLGRFAVNTTVGVVGLFDVSDRLGIPRHTADFGQTFGVWGIGNGPIVELPLLGTSNSRDAAGKVLGFLVSPLGDSDTVQTLGTISLVGGTVDTRASLLPLTDSLQKLPDYYSALRNVVAENRAAFVREGREGATSPGLDGCANSASDDL
- a CDS encoding alkaline phosphatase D family protein, with protein sequence MPHLDTLPAVLAGPLLRRLEPRRLVLWLVGSRALELTLQLHLPAQTLEINLDHCQVVPVGHHAFIHLIDVPLDEALPQDTTISYDVLFDNTGIAEWAPHLLYANTQYPSFVLHSRIHQLVHGSCRKPHHSADEGLLCVDRLLANATTPADRPALLMMSGDQVYADDVAGPMLRAIHALITRLGLFDEYLEGAVVDDSASLYGHRASYYHRADLLPALDSNETLRERFFGGVKKPIFTSSTADNHLVTFAEVIAMYLLVWSPTPWKLIAPEAPQLSTEELQRYAREQVQLDRFREGLPGVARVFAHLSTLMIFDDHDITDDWNLSAQWEATAYGHPFSKRIIGNALLAYLLCQGWGNQPDAFSKLVSQTQALTCQPQANHLDAAAQDELIDALLKFQQWHYVLPTTPALVVLDTRTRRWRSEFTLKQPSGLLDWEALSELQQELLDHPSAIIVSPAPIFGVKLIETVQKIFSWCGHPLLVDAENWMAHRGAAQVILNIFRHSRTPGNYVILSGDVHYSFVYEVLIRHRNAGPRIWQITSSGIKNEFPPRLLEWFDRLNRWLYSPRSPLNGFTRRRSMQVVPHIPEHAEAGERLWNSAGIGQVFFNEQGQPEAIYQHNADGRVRTEMTAPDQ
- a CDS encoding diguanylate cyclase domain-containing protein, with the protein product MGDTSDNNPLKQDFSHFNADMLHTVLELVSDGIWDWNANTGFVYRNPGWYEMLGYPRHALENSVFTWENVIHPDDYPRVMTLFDDYIHRRAPHYQAEYRCRKKDGSYLWIEDRGYVIARNADGSVARMVGAHRDIHLRKCSVEQLEQRNQSLEVLVAERTRELSRVNQQLQLQLDENRSLAERDALTLVANRYRLEKVLLEECDRAQRFRLPLVLIAMDIDDFKPINDRFGHGVGDQTLVQVVECLQRCIRPGDLLARWGGDEFVLVLPKTSLDSAKALAKSIRQQLSDSSHSHDFTVTLSLGVAERERDESPAALIARADQALYRAKAAGKDGVSE